CAATACAGTTATGGATGTATGCTGGTCAGCCAGCCAAGGATGACCCTTTATTtgttctgtatttttttttttggcaaggaGCCAGAGATGGCTTAACTGACCAATTAATTAGCAGTGGTCCGGTCCAATTCGTTGGGCTTATGATCAATACTGGACACTAGTGCCATATGAACGAAAGCCAGAGCACAAAAACAAAATCATAACATTGGCAGCTTCAATCAGCAATAAAAGGCAAAGTGCTCTGCAGTCAATGCGATTCGATCTTACTCCTATGTAATTATATAGAATAACCTCGAATAACAAACTCATGACAGGCAGGCTGGTCTCTACTCTATTAAAGAACATCAAATCCATACTTTGATGAGTCATCCAGTCAAATTCTTTTTAGAATAACACAGCCTAAAACCCTTAGTTCCATTAACAGAAACAATTAGAACAGTTTGCTTTTACTGAACAGTTACAGCAATTTAAAGCACAAAAAATGCAGTCAAATCTCTCAGGTTTTTGTGTTCATAATTTCTTCAATTTAttattcaatttatttttactAAATAAGGTGCTCCAGAAAAAACATGAGCAGTAACCTTTGTATTTTCAGTCTGAACTACAACAGGTAGTAGGGTCAACCACTCAACAATATCACTACTCACCAGAgcaaaaagcaaaaaacaaaTGCTTCAATATATCGGTTCCAAGTGGGCTTCCATATTGAGCATTGCCTCAAATAAGAAGAAATGTAAACCTATAAGATTGAGGGTAACGGTCCTAAGCAGTTAAATGAAATGAAACAAATTGTTCACTGCATGAACCATCCTCTCTCAATTGCATTACAAACTGAAATGAAACACCTCAACCAAGCACGGTCACATACTCTCTTCTTACTTCGATTGCCTATCTGaaatgataataaaaaggaataACTCTGTAAGATACCAGAAGCATAACGGAAGGGTCTGGATGGGTCACTGTACAGTCTGTACTCCAGCTGGGTGCGACGACCTCCCCCTAGCAAGATCTGAAAATACATAATGTATAAAACTTATAACCATATTATGCTCAACAGTAATACCCAAAATGAGGCATGTAATTTAACACAGTGCTATTTTGGAATGTATAATTCAGAAAAAATAAACAGTATAATAGATCAAGCCATCAAGAAATGCCTAGGCAATTACCAAATTTCAGGAACATTTCATAATATGTTGAACCAATCAAAAAATGATGTAAGAGCAACAGAGTTTTACACTTTTATGTGATATTGAATTTTCATAAATTCAGTGCTCTTAAGTGCAGAGCACATATATGCTAACCCATACTTTTTAAGTTGCTAACTGAAAAATCATGCTTGCTGTCAAATATCCATAATGGCGTAATTTAAGACTTTTTACGCCACCAACTGAAATTACAATAAGGATCTAGACTAGTACCTGAAGTGTAAAAGCTCATGTAGGGAAGGACAGAATAGTAGGGCCTGCTGTCACCAACCTTCTTCACTTGGCCTGATTTGAGCCCAATTGCGAACACGCCGACATCCGATGACACGAAAATGGTTTGTGTGCCTTCTATGAAACCAACCAGATCAAGTGAGACTGAGGGGTTATCCACCGGGATCAGCATTTCCAACTTGATTACCCTGAGTTGTTCCCAATCTGCAatcccatcatcatcatccacaTACCACGACCACAGCACGAGGCCGCGGGTTTCCATAGTAGCAAATCCCAGTCCACCATCCTCCGCTGTCATCAGGGTTCCCCCTTGGTAATCATCCCACAATGGCGGCTCAATCTCCCAAAGCTCATGCCTGCCAATGTCATACCCCAGAATTCTAATGCCATTCTCACAGATGAAGAAGAGCATATCTTCGACAAGGAGGCTGGGCAACATCTCGACATAGGAATCGAACACGATTGAGACCTTGGAGCTCCACTCTCCAGTCTCTGACGAGTACAAGCACGCCCATGAGTAATGGTACCCGTGCTCTCCACTGCCCACGAAGACGACGAGGAAGGGGCCTtggtggcagtcgagatggcgGCAGTCGCGCGCAGCGCATAGCACGGCCCCGGTGCAGTAGGCGTGCGggtgcggcggcacgggaaaTCGATGGTGGTCGCCGGTGATGGGGTCCCAGACCATGAGCTCCATGGGATTGAAGAGGTTGATGAGGACGCGGCCGTGGCGGCAGTCGAGCGCCCACCACCAGTGGGGAGAACCGATGGCCGGTGGGGAgaacggcgaggaggcggcggtggtggttggGACGAAGCGGGGGACGGAGGAGATCGCCTTGTCGCCGTCAACGTTGTGGAGGAATCCCAGCATGggaggtgttcgatgaaatgcgcGGTAGCGGCGGAGGAAGGCCGGGTCGGTGATGATGCGGCACCAGGGCTTGCAGACGagggaggcgcggacgagggaTGCGGGCTCG
The window above is part of the Oryza sativa Japonica Group chromosome 7, ASM3414082v1 genome. Proteins encoded here:
- the LOC107277256 gene encoding uncharacterized protein isoform X1 — protein: MASLPDLIDDLTTEILLRIPPDEPASLVRASLVCKPWCRIITDPAFLRRYRAFHRTPPMLGFLHNVDGDKAISSVPRFVPTTTAASSPFSPPAIGSPHWWWALDCRHGRVLINLFNPMELMVWDPITGDHHRFPVPPHPHAYCTGAVLCAARDCRHLDCHQGPFLVVFVGSGEHGYHYSWACLYSSETGEWSSKVSIVFDSYVEMLPSLLVEDMLFFICENGIRILGYDIGRHELWEIEPPLWDDYQGGTLMTAEDGGLGFATMETRGLVLWSWYVDDDDGIADWEQLRVIKLEMLIPVDNPSVSLDLVGFIEGTQTIFVSSDVGVFAIGLKSGQVKKILLGGGRRTQLEYRLYSDPSRPFRYASGILQSYSFLLSFQIGNRSKKRVCDRAWLRCFISVCNAIERGWFMQ
- the LOC107277256 gene encoding uncharacterized protein isoform X2, with protein sequence MASLPDLIDDLTTEILLRIPPDEPASLVRASLVCKPWCRIITDPAFLRRYRAFHRTPPMLGFLHNVDGDKAISSVPRFVPTTTAASSPFSPPAIGSPHWWWALDCRHGRVLINLFNPMELMVWDPITGDHHRFPVPPHPHAYCTGAVLCAARDCRHLDCHQGPFLVVFVGSGEHGYHYSWACLYSSETGEWSSKVSIVFDSYVEMLPSLLVEDMLFFICENGIRILGYDIGRHELWEIEPPLWDDYQGGTLMTAEDGGLGFATMETRGLVLWSWYVDDDDGIADWEQLRVIKLEMLIPVDNPSVSLDLVGFIEGTQTIFVSSDVGVFAIGLKSGQVKKVGDSRPYYSVLPYMSFYTSDLARGRSSHPAGVQTVQ